A genomic segment from Saprospiraceae bacterium encodes:
- a CDS encoding PorP/SprF family type IX secretion system membrane protein, translating into MSLSSDNKGTMKNSHPYLFAMFFCTLAWSAKAQQLPLFSQYQSAYSLLNPAVMSGNFLKYETTTEVSSLYRYQWTQIEGAPRTFLVNGTFFKEDYNFLIGASMVQDQAGALSNMGANVRAGYLIRFSGHSFMVLGLNGGFLQYKVDGNQLKFNDPDDNVNVSLARFSPDFSFGATYYYQTRSKNYFYVGLSVPQTFGFNLQFRNDQHGIDIQRVRHYYGLLGSAFALRDNSWLEISSWVKYVENTLLHLDLNLRMEYRQILWFGLGGSSAGAVHLEVGTFIDVGNYHFLQIGYGYDHFLQTYGPNFGGGHEINIGFSY; encoded by the coding sequence ATGTCGCTATCATCCGATAATAAAGGGACCATGAAAAATAGCCATCCGTATCTTTTTGCCATGTTTTTTTGTACGCTAGCATGGAGTGCAAAGGCACAGCAGTTGCCTCTTTTTTCTCAATATCAGAGTGCCTATTCTCTCCTAAATCCGGCTGTTATGTCCGGCAATTTCTTGAAGTATGAAACCACTACAGAGGTGAGTAGCCTGTATCGCTACCAGTGGACACAAATAGAAGGTGCCCCTCGTACTTTTTTAGTGAATGGTACTTTCTTTAAGGAAGATTATAACTTTTTAATAGGGGCTTCTATGGTGCAGGACCAGGCCGGTGCCTTGAGCAATATGGGGGCCAATGTGAGAGCGGGCTACCTGATTCGTTTCTCTGGCCATTCTTTTATGGTATTGGGCCTAAATGGAGGGTTTTTGCAATATAAGGTGGACGGAAATCAACTAAAGTTTAATGACCCAGATGACAACGTGAATGTTTCTCTGGCGCGGTTTTCCCCAGACTTTTCCTTTGGCGCTACCTATTATTATCAAACCCGTTCGAAAAACTATTTTTACGTCGGCCTTTCTGTTCCGCAAACTTTTGGATTTAATCTTCAATTCAGAAATGATCAACACGGGATTGATATTCAACGTGTACGACATTATTATGGCTTGCTGGGAAGTGCCTTTGCTTTGAGAGATAATAGCTGGTTGGAAATAAGTAGTTGGGTAAAATACGTGGAAAACACACTACTTCATTTAGACCTGAATCTTAGAATGGAATACCGACAAATCCTTTGGTTTGGTCTAGGTGGCTCCTCTGCTGGAGCCGTTCACCTGGAAGTGGGAACTTTCATCGATGTAGGCAATTATCATTTCTTGCAAATTGGTTACGGCTATGATCATTTCCTGCAAACCTATGGCCCCAATTTTGGCGGAGGCCATGAAATCAATATTGGCTTCAGTTACTGA
- the recG gene encoding ATP-dependent DNA helicase RecG, whose product MQAHFLDTSIEYLKGVGPTRAELLKKELSIFTYRDLLFHFPYRYVDKTQFHRIRDLGEDSGMVQVRGILRRLTSAGEGRKKRLVGTLRDDSGSIELVWFSGIHWIEKSLVVGKEYVVFGRINQFNHKLNIPHPEVEEVSLNNTQKAATFAPVYASTEKLNGKGLDAKFRRRLIISLFEKLSLTHLEENLPEYLIQKMHFPSHFDAVKQIHLPRSEQELQSARNRLKFEELFFLQLRLLQLKRRRQATIKGLVFGKIGEYFNTFYTEKLPFELTNAQKKVIREIRRDLGAGRQMNRLLQGDVGSGKTIVGLMCMLMAIDNGFQACLMAPTEILAQQHFSSISGYVEGLGLKVGFLSGSVKGKKRKVILEGLENGTFHIVIGTHALLEDNVQFANLGLAITDEQHRFGVAQRAKLWQKSDDCPPHILVMTATPIPRTLAMTLYGDLDVSVIDELPPGRKEIKTIHRTENHRMRVIGFMREEIAKGRQIYVVYPLIEESETLDLQNLEEGYESLSREFPLPEYKISIVHGRMKAADKDFEMQRFVKGETQIMVATTVIEVGVNVPNASVMVIENTERFGLSQLHQLRGRVGRGAEQSFCLLMSSFKLSNESRQRIQTMVQTNNGFEIAEADLRLRGPGNIEGTQQSGILNLRLADLARDGQLLKTAREIAARLLEDDPQWLRPEHQPIKAYLAKYGKKWKAWSRIS is encoded by the coding sequence ATGCAAGCACATTTTCTTGATACATCTATTGAATACTTAAAAGGGGTTGGGCCGACTCGCGCAGAACTGCTAAAGAAGGAATTGAGCATTTTTACGTATAGAGACTTGTTGTTTCACTTCCCTTATCGGTACGTTGACAAAACCCAATTTCACCGAATCCGAGACCTGGGGGAAGATAGCGGCATGGTCCAGGTGCGAGGCATATTACGCCGTTTAACGAGTGCGGGAGAAGGGCGAAAAAAGCGGTTGGTTGGTACACTCAGAGACGATTCAGGATCAATTGAGCTGGTTTGGTTTTCTGGTATTCATTGGATAGAAAAGTCCTTGGTGGTTGGAAAGGAATATGTTGTATTTGGCCGGATCAATCAATTTAATCACAAATTAAATATTCCTCACCCGGAGGTGGAAGAGGTGAGTCTGAACAACACCCAAAAGGCCGCCACCTTTGCGCCCGTTTATGCCAGTACCGAAAAGTTGAATGGAAAAGGGTTGGATGCCAAATTCCGAAGGAGGCTGATCATATCGCTGTTTGAAAAATTATCCCTTACGCATCTGGAAGAGAATTTACCGGAATACCTGATCCAAAAGATGCACTTCCCTAGCCATTTTGATGCCGTAAAACAAATTCACTTACCACGTAGTGAACAAGAACTTCAATCCGCCCGCAATCGCTTAAAATTTGAAGAGCTTTTCTTTTTACAGTTGCGATTGTTGCAATTAAAACGCCGGCGACAAGCAACCATAAAGGGACTGGTTTTTGGAAAAATTGGTGAATATTTCAATACTTTTTATACAGAAAAGCTTCCTTTTGAATTGACCAATGCCCAAAAAAAGGTGATCCGGGAAATTCGTCGCGACTTGGGTGCTGGCCGGCAAATGAACAGGTTGCTCCAAGGGGACGTTGGCAGTGGAAAAACCATTGTAGGCTTAATGTGTATGCTGATGGCCATCGATAATGGTTTTCAGGCTTGTTTAATGGCGCCCACTGAAATATTGGCGCAACAACATTTCTCGTCCATTAGTGGCTATGTAGAAGGACTCGGTTTAAAGGTGGGATTCCTTTCTGGTAGTGTAAAAGGCAAAAAACGCAAAGTCATTTTAGAAGGGCTGGAAAATGGCACTTTTCACATCGTCATAGGTACCCATGCACTTTTGGAAGACAATGTTCAATTTGCCAACCTGGGCTTAGCTATAACAGATGAACAACACCGTTTTGGGGTAGCTCAGCGGGCAAAGCTTTGGCAAAAAAGTGATGATTGTCCACCACATATTCTGGTGATGACCGCTACACCCATTCCTCGTACTTTGGCCATGACTTTATACGGGGATCTTGATGTCTCGGTCATCGATGAACTTCCACCAGGCAGGAAGGAAATCAAAACGATTCATCGAACCGAAAACCATCGGATGAGGGTCATTGGTTTTATGCGAGAGGAGATAGCCAAGGGCAGGCAGATTTATGTCGTCTATCCATTGATCGAGGAATCCGAAACACTTGACTTGCAAAACCTGGAGGAAGGCTATGAGTCACTAAGCAGGGAATTCCCATTACCTGAATACAAAATCAGCATCGTTCATGGTCGGATGAAAGCGGCCGATAAGGATTTTGAAATGCAGCGATTTGTGAAAGGGGAAACCCAAATTATGGTGGCTACTACCGTCATAGAGGTGGGGGTAAATGTACCCAATGCAAGTGTGATGGTGATCGAAAATACAGAGCGTTTTGGACTTTCTCAGCTGCATCAGCTGCGGGGGCGTGTGGGGCGCGGCGCCGAACAATCCTTCTGCCTGCTCATGTCCAGCTTCAAATTGAGCAATGAGAGCCGACAGCGCATCCAAACGATGGTGCAAACCAATAATGGCTTTGAAATTGCAGAGGCGGACCTTCGTTTGCGCGGCCCTGGTAACATAGAGGGCACCCAGCAAAGCGGCATCCTCAACCTCCGCCTCGCCGACCTCGCCCGCGACGGCCAACTGCTCAAAACCGCCCGCGAAATTGCCGCCCGCCTCCTCGAAGACGATCCGCAATGGCTACGACCGGAACACCAACCTATCAAAGCATATCTTGCTAAATATGGCAAAAAGTGGAAGGCTTGGAGTAGGATTAGCTAA
- a CDS encoding arylesterase produces the protein MDESEENGEVLSNEPTRPTKIVFFGNSLTAAYGLNPKDGFTAIVERKLEKKDASYRIINAGISGETAADGDERVEWVLQQRIDFFVLELGLNDVFQGRSMEMIYQSLSSIIQKVKAAAPQTQILLAEMELPAELGEQTNASFKAIYQRLAEDHKVALIGGFLEGVIDVPELNLPDGLHPNAEGQKIIAETVWKTLAPLL, from the coding sequence ATGGATGAGTCTGAAGAAAATGGGGAAGTCCTATCAAATGAACCAACCCGACCTACAAAAATTGTATTTTTTGGTAATAGCCTTACTGCTGCATATGGTTTAAATCCTAAGGATGGCTTTACTGCTATTGTTGAACGAAAACTTGAAAAAAAAGATGCATCTTACAGAATAATAAATGCAGGGATTAGCGGAGAAACTGCTGCCGACGGGGATGAACGGGTAGAATGGGTATTGCAGCAACGGATAGATTTTTTCGTTTTGGAGCTCGGCCTTAATGATGTATTTCAAGGGCGGTCGATGGAGATGATTTATCAAAGCCTGTCCTCTATTATCCAAAAAGTAAAGGCAGCAGCGCCCCAGACCCAAATTCTTTTGGCGGAAATGGAATTACCCGCTGAGTTGGGAGAACAGACCAATGCTAGTTTTAAAGCTATTTATCAACGGCTTGCCGAAGATCACAAAGTGGCACTAATTGGCGGTTTCCTGGAGGGCGTGATTGACGTACCTGAATTAAACCTGCCCGATGGTTTGCATCCCAATGCCGAGGGACAAAAAATAATTGCCGAAACGGTGTGGAAGACATTAGCTCCACTGTTATAG
- a CDS encoding AraC family transcriptional regulator — protein MTILKTPISINNFNAFINNPNAQFLLIDQFYKPHQRFASHSDYFSKISIVLNGQLKEGLGKKEEYANTASLVIKPNSAIHTNVFGPRGTRIISVLMHDHFWQSMNMDHQLDELKWFHGLQYAKASIKFVQEVFSGKSHHEMEESIIALLANLQHTPLSSSTPPLWLQGVKERLEDEWEMLLSVQTLAQWVDVHPVYLARIFRKFYHCSIKDFVRQTRVRKVMDLLGSTNISLAQIAFDAGYADQSHFTRQFKVEMGMSPGAFRQLVEDRKPTAIREDLRMLSKLSAAELKY, from the coding sequence ATGACCATTTTAAAGACACCCATTTCTATCAATAATTTTAATGCGTTCATTAACAACCCAAATGCTCAGTTTCTACTCATTGATCAATTTTACAAACCCCATCAACGGTTTGCGTCGCATAGCGACTACTTTTCAAAAATCAGTATTGTCCTTAATGGTCAATTAAAGGAGGGTCTAGGAAAAAAGGAAGAATATGCCAATACGGCAAGCTTGGTGATAAAACCTAATTCGGCTATTCATACCAATGTTTTTGGGCCACGGGGAACCAGAATCATTTCGGTTTTGATGCATGACCATTTTTGGCAAAGTATGAATATGGATCACCAATTAGACGAATTAAAATGGTTTCATGGTTTGCAATATGCCAAGGCTAGTATAAAGTTTGTTCAGGAGGTTTTTAGCGGCAAATCGCACCATGAAATGGAAGAAAGTATTATAGCGTTGTTAGCAAACCTCCAACATACCCCTTTAAGTTCCTCTACGCCTCCACTTTGGCTGCAGGGTGTAAAAGAAAGACTCGAAGATGAGTGGGAAATGCTATTGAGTGTCCAAACACTGGCTCAGTGGGTTGATGTCCATCCCGTTTATCTGGCACGCATTTTCAGGAAGTTTTACCATTGTTCAATCAAGGATTTTGTCCGGCAGACACGGGTGCGAAAAGTGATGGACCTATTGGGTTCAACGAACATCTCCTTGGCCCAGATCGCTTTCGATGCCGGTTATGCCGATCAAAGTCATTTTACTAGACAATTTAAGGTGGAAATGGGGATGAGCCCGGGAGCGTTTCGGCAATTGGTGGAAGACAGGAAGCCAACGGCCATAAGGGAAGACTTAAGGATGTTATCAAAACTTAGTGCCGCAGAATTGAAGTATTAG
- the rbfA gene encoding 30S ribosome-binding factor RbfA produces the protein METKRQRQIAELVKRNFSIVLQQEGSYLYGHEPLVTVTAVKLSPDLGLAKIYLSVYNTENKQAVLLQMQEEIVRLRQGLAHRIRKQVRRIPDIAFYLDETVDEMYRVNDLFERLRRENQMGTDEAEEDED, from the coding sequence ATGGAAACGAAGAGACAAAGACAGATTGCAGAGTTAGTAAAGCGCAATTTTAGTATTGTGCTACAGCAAGAGGGTTCTTATTTATATGGTCATGAACCACTAGTAACCGTCACGGCCGTAAAATTATCGCCAGATCTTGGACTGGCTAAAATCTACCTTAGCGTTTACAATACAGAAAATAAGCAAGCAGTTCTCCTCCAAATGCAAGAAGAAATTGTTCGCTTGCGCCAAGGACTGGCTCATCGTATCCGAAAACAGGTTAGGAGAATTCCTGACATTGCTTTTTACCTCGATGAAACGGTAGACGAGATGTATCGCGTCAATGATTTATTTGAACGCTTGCGACGTGAAAATCAAATGGGAACCGACGAAGCGGAAGAAGACGAGGATTAA
- a CDS encoding DUF5009 domain-containing protein → MKQRLLSLDVFRGMTIALMILVNNPGSWSTVYPPLLHADWHGVTPTDWVFPFFLFIVGVAIPLALGKRKERGDAHAAIIKKILGRVAIIFGLGLFLAAYPKFGISDEQSGIRSIHYVILALFMVAVFVREAMEDNVAVRKVAGIVALAGIAGMVIIGFMAYDFSRLRIPGVLQRIALVYGACGILYLKANWRTQAWVGVGLLLLYWFLMMVVPVPGIGPANLEPETNLGAWFDNLILKGHMYSQTKVWDPEGFLSTLPAIVTGIIGMLTGTWLKTEHDHYKKVAGLLAVGVILLALANVWDLNFPINKKIWTSSYVLYTGGVAMLILGVIYWLADIQGYQKWTRPFVIYGTNALFVYVMSGLVVKTLIAIKWVGADGNAVNALGWIYDTFYTPVFSNPYNASLAYALSNVLFFFGLAWVLHRAKIFIKV, encoded by the coding sequence ATGAAACAACGCCTACTTTCCCTTGACGTCTTCCGAGGCATGACTATTGCCTTAATGATCCTGGTTAATAATCCCGGCTCGTGGTCAACAGTTTATCCACCGCTTTTGCATGCAGATTGGCATGGGGTTACACCAACTGACTGGGTTTTTCCTTTTTTTCTGTTTATTGTAGGGGTGGCCATTCCATTGGCCTTGGGAAAACGCAAGGAAAGAGGTGATGCCCATGCTGCCATTATTAAGAAGATTCTGGGGCGGGTGGCCATTATTTTTGGCTTGGGGCTTTTCCTGGCGGCCTATCCGAAATTTGGTATAAGTGATGAACAAAGTGGTATTCGAAGTATCCATTATGTGATTTTAGCCTTGTTTATGGTAGCGGTATTTGTTCGGGAAGCCATGGAAGATAATGTTGCGGTACGGAAAGTGGCGGGAATCGTCGCCCTGGCGGGGATTGCGGGTATGGTCATTATTGGTTTTATGGCCTATGATTTTAGTCGGCTTCGAATACCCGGGGTTTTGCAGAGGATAGCCTTGGTGTATGGGGCATGTGGTATTTTGTATTTAAAGGCGAACTGGCGTACCCAAGCTTGGGTAGGAGTCGGTTTGTTATTACTCTATTGGTTTTTGATGATGGTTGTGCCTGTACCGGGAATTGGCCCTGCCAATTTAGAGCCGGAAACAAATCTTGGGGCGTGGTTTGACAACCTTATCTTAAAGGGGCATATGTATAGTCAGACCAAAGTATGGGATCCAGAGGGTTTCCTTTCTACCCTACCCGCCATTGTCACGGGTATCATTGGTATGCTGACCGGCACCTGGCTCAAAACGGAGCATGACCATTATAAAAAAGTAGCTGGCTTACTGGCTGTCGGTGTTATTTTGCTTGCCTTAGCGAATGTTTGGGATTTAAACTTTCCCATCAATAAAAAAATATGGACGAGCTCCTATGTGTTGTATACTGGGGGGGTAGCCATGCTTATTTTGGGCGTTATTTATTGGTTAGCTGATATTCAAGGTTACCAAAAATGGACCAGGCCCTTTGTGATTTATGGCACTAATGCGCTGTTTGTTTATGTCATGTCCGGGCTAGTCGTCAAAACGCTTATTGCCATCAAATGGGTAGGTGCCGACGGCAACGCCGTAAATGCACTTGGCTGGATTTATGATACTTTTTATACCCCTGTATTTAGTAATCCCTATAATGCTTCTTTGGCTTATGCACTGAGCAATGTCTTATTCTTCTTTGGTTTGGCGTGGGTGTTACACAGGGCTAAGATTTTTATTAAAGTTTAG
- a CDS encoding serine hydrolase domain-containing protein: MYYKYLISLTFLFSFSTFVFCQIANPLKSTFQKDAKELIEYAMAEIGSVPGIAISVVKQGETIYEGGFGHADLGKQLKMDEHSSFYIASCTKAFTALLAGLLDQEGVISLNASLSDFFPNISFDPNIKAQEVTIKSLLTHTAGISNDPIGFRVAYSGDHTQEQLVSLLVHTQPNRVGKGNYSYTNLGYNIYAIIVQEVTGKSWQALLEEKVFKPLGMKHTTAYVSKATQEGWPMALPYLGLKKGEIEPVYLLKKDNTMQSAGGLITTAADLSRWMKMQIQLGQLEGKQVFPKSIVKAAQSAQVACEEKRGDFEAAGYGYGWLVGQLQGEKAVWHSGGFPGYLSLMSFLPAQEMGVSVLINDGIAGFPLMYLLASFSYDCLLEKENVLADYKKKVDELASMVHKRQEQRMAELAERAKREWQLSHSFAHYSGTYENDAYGTITIKGDSEKMEVSMGNMHCVATPFTKENTVRVELVPGSGEVLAFQIEGDKVVGLTNGGDLFKKIK, encoded by the coding sequence ATGTACTACAAATATTTAATAAGCCTGACTTTTTTATTTTCATTTAGCACATTTGTATTTTGCCAGATAGCTAACCCGTTGAAATCCACTTTCCAAAAAGATGCCAAGGAATTGATCGAATATGCCATGGCTGAAATCGGCTCGGTCCCCGGCATTGCGATATCCGTGGTTAAACAAGGGGAAACCATTTATGAAGGGGGCTTTGGCCATGCGGATTTGGGTAAGCAGCTAAAGATGGATGAGCACAGTAGTTTTTATATTGCTTCCTGCACAAAGGCCTTTACTGCCTTATTAGCAGGGCTCTTGGACCAAGAAGGTGTCATCTCTTTGAATGCGTCTCTGAGTGATTTTTTTCCAAATATAAGCTTTGATCCAAACATCAAGGCCCAGGAAGTTACCATCAAATCTTTATTGACACATACGGCGGGAATCAGCAATGATCCAATTGGATTTCGCGTTGCTTATTCGGGCGATCATACCCAGGAACAATTGGTAAGTTTACTCGTTCATACTCAACCGAATAGAGTTGGAAAGGGCAACTACTCCTATACCAATCTGGGGTATAACATTTATGCTATCATTGTCCAGGAAGTAACAGGAAAATCCTGGCAGGCCTTATTGGAAGAAAAAGTCTTCAAGCCTTTGGGCATGAAGCACACCACGGCCTATGTCTCCAAAGCAACGCAGGAAGGATGGCCGATGGCATTGCCCTACTTGGGGTTAAAAAAGGGAGAAATAGAGCCTGTTTATTTACTCAAAAAAGACAATACTATGCAATCCGCTGGTGGGCTGATCACTACCGCTGCCGATCTTTCCAGATGGATGAAAATGCAAATTCAACTTGGGCAACTGGAGGGAAAGCAGGTGTTTCCCAAATCGATTGTAAAGGCGGCGCAATCGGCCCAGGTGGCTTGTGAAGAAAAAAGAGGGGATTTTGAAGCAGCAGGTTATGGATATGGATGGTTGGTTGGCCAATTACAGGGAGAAAAAGCAGTATGGCACTCTGGCGGATTCCCTGGCTATTTATCCTTAATGTCTTTTTTACCCGCACAAGAAATGGGCGTAAGTGTATTGATCAATGATGGTATTGCTGGTTTCCCATTAATGTATTTACTAGCCTCTTTTTCCTATGACTGTTTATTGGAAAAGGAAAATGTACTGGCCGATTATAAAAAAAAGGTGGATGAGTTAGCCTCCATGGTGCATAAAAGACAGGAACAACGCATGGCAGAATTGGCAGAACGCGCCAAACGAGAATGGCAACTGTCTCATTCCTTTGCGCACTATTCGGGCACCTATGAAAATGATGCCTATGGTACTATAACCATAAAAGGGGACAGCGAAAAAATGGAAGTTAGCATGGGGAACATGCATTGTGTGGCGACTCCCTTTACCAAAGAAAACACAGTTAGGGTGGAGCTGGTTCCGGGAAGTGGCGAAGTCCTAGCCTTTCAAATAGAGGGGGATAAGGTGGTTGGGTTGACCAATGGCGGTGACTTGTTCAAAAAAATTAAATAA
- the queG gene encoding tRNA epoxyqueuosine(34) reductase QueG, translating to MEAETITRHSHLIRQEAARLGFSFVGMARATQLDEEAARLEAWLNQGKHGQMHYMANHFDKRIDPRQLVEGARSVISLMYNYYTDEEQQDPDAPKLSKYAFGKDYHFVLKHKLQSLLQFIQTEIGAVNGRCFVDSAPVLERDWARRSGIGWMGKNTMLIHPKAGSYFFLAELIIDLDLVYDHPIKDYCGTCTRCIDACPTEAISPEGYVLDGSKCISYFTIELKEAIPEAYHGKFENWMFGCDICQEVCPWNRFAQNHQEEAFLPHPDLLRMTKSEWIDLSEEVFRRVFQKSAVKRTKYAGLKRNIAFLMGEG from the coding sequence ATGGAAGCTGAAACGATTACCCGTCACTCTCATTTAATACGCCAAGAAGCTGCCCGACTGGGGTTCAGTTTCGTTGGGATGGCTCGTGCTACCCAGTTGGACGAAGAGGCTGCCCGACTGGAAGCCTGGCTCAATCAGGGAAAACATGGCCAAATGCATTACATGGCCAATCACTTTGACAAGCGTATTGACCCTCGCCAATTGGTGGAAGGGGCGCGTTCCGTGATTAGCCTAATGTACAATTACTATACGGATGAGGAGCAACAAGATCCTGATGCCCCTAAGCTCTCCAAATATGCCTTCGGCAAAGACTACCACTTTGTCCTCAAACATAAACTACAATCGCTTTTACAATTTATTCAAACGGAGATCGGAGCGGTCAATGGCCGTTGTTTTGTAGACTCCGCCCCTGTGCTGGAACGCGATTGGGCGCGTAGAAGTGGCATCGGATGGATGGGAAAGAACACGATGTTAATCCATCCCAAGGCAGGGTCTTATTTTTTTCTAGCCGAATTGATTATCGATCTGGACCTGGTCTATGATCATCCCATCAAGGATTACTGCGGTACCTGCACCCGTTGCATTGATGCCTGTCCAACCGAGGCTATTTCCCCGGAAGGATATGTGCTAGACGGAAGTAAATGTATTTCCTATTTTACCATTGAGCTAAAAGAGGCCATTCCAGAAGCATACCACGGAAAGTTCGAAAACTGGATGTTCGGCTGTGATATTTGCCAGGAGGTTTGCCCTTGGAACCGGTTTGCGCAAAACCACCAGGAGGAAGCCTTTTTGCCCCACCCTGATTTGCTTAGGATGACCAAGAGCGAATGGATTGATTTAAGTGAAGAGGTGTTTCGCCGCGTCTTTCAAAAATCTGCCGTAAAAAGAACAAAATATGCTGGATTAAAACGGAACATTGCTTTTCTTATGGGGGAAGGATAG
- a CDS encoding response regulator, whose product MFANKKIVLVEDNPADVMLAEIALQNLAVKSELLHFSNGKEFVQFLPAANLENISLILLDLNMPLMNGWEVLKFLKSDAKWRQLPVVVFSCSSAQKDISSCYALGANAFVQKPTDLGHFDEIMASIISFWGKTNINPSFRFIS is encoded by the coding sequence ATGTTTGCTAATAAAAAGATCGTTCTAGTCGAAGATAATCCAGCTGATGTTATGTTGGCTGAAATTGCCCTCCAAAACCTGGCTGTAAAAAGTGAATTACTCCATTTTAGCAATGGAAAAGAATTCGTTCAATTTCTTCCAGCTGCAAATTTAGAAAACATCTCCCTCATATTATTGGATTTAAACATGCCATTAATGAATGGGTGGGAAGTCCTGAAATTTTTAAAATCAGATGCAAAATGGCGGCAATTGCCTGTTGTCGTTTTCTCTTGTTCCTCCGCTCAAAAGGATATTTCCTCCTGTTATGCCCTTGGTGCGAATGCTTTTGTTCAGAAGCCGACAGACCTTGGCCATTTCGATGAAATTATGGCCTCCATCATTTCTTTTTGGGGAAAGACCAATATTAATCCGAGTTTTCGCTTTATAAGTTGA
- a CDS encoding head GIN domain-containing protein, protein MKIWNALTLSLLFVAISNLPLQAQKWGKRESVSGEGAVVTQTLDINKFESIGLALNAKVILTQGNTQKVTIQGQQNIIDLIEKEVDDDSWDIGFGNNYNVRNYEKLIINITMPNFEKLAIAGAGEIESNGPFNNLGNVKMAIAGSGDIDISGAAKGVKIEIAGSGRVDLADLSSGDCDVEIAGSGDCKVNVSGDLEVSIAGSGSVAYKGQPRLSTSIAGSGSVRSLR, encoded by the coding sequence ATGAAAATTTGGAATGCTTTAACACTTTCACTATTGTTTGTAGCCATTAGCAATTTACCACTTCAAGCGCAAAAATGGGGCAAAAGAGAATCCGTTAGTGGTGAAGGCGCTGTTGTGACCCAAACCCTTGATATTAACAAATTTGAATCTATTGGACTGGCTTTAAATGCCAAAGTTATCTTGACCCAGGGAAATACGCAAAAAGTTACCATTCAAGGCCAACAAAATATCATTGACCTAATCGAAAAAGAGGTAGACGATGACAGTTGGGATATCGGCTTTGGCAATAACTATAATGTTCGCAATTACGAAAAATTGATTATTAACATCACCATGCCAAATTTTGAGAAACTCGCCATTGCAGGCGCAGGAGAGATTGAGAGCAATGGCCCTTTTAATAATTTAGGTAATGTGAAAATGGCCATAGCTGGCTCTGGCGATATAGATATTAGCGGTGCGGCCAAAGGGGTGAAAATAGAGATTGCAGGTAGTGGACGAGTAGACCTGGCAGACCTTAGCTCAGGCGATTGTGATGTAGAAATTGCTGGCTCCGGCGATTGTAAAGTCAATGTCTCCGGCGATCTTGAGGTGTCTATTGCTGGCAGCGGTAGTGTGGCTTATAAAGGTCAACCTCGTCTGAGTACTAGCATTGCCGGTTCGGGTAGTGTCAGGAGTTTGAGGTAG